The Coleofasciculus sp. FACHB-T130 genome contains the following window.
AAGCGTGGCACGGATTGCTGGGGTAGACCTTCCTCGCGATAAACGCGTAGAAATTGGTCTGACTTACATTTATGGAATTGGACTCTCGCGCTCCAAAGAAATTTTGGCAGCATCCAAAGTTAATCCAGACACAAGAGTAAAAGACTTAAGTGATTCCGACGTTGCTGCTCTGCGCGAAGCAGTGGAAAGCAACTATCAAATTGAAGGGGATCTCAGACGCTGGGAGGCGATGAACATCAAGCGCCTGATTGACATTGGCACCTACCGGGGTCGGCGTCATCGAATGGGCTTGCCAGTTCGGGGTCAACGAACCCGTACAAATGCGCGAACCCGTCGCGGTAGACGTCTCACAGTCGCAGGCAAGAGAAAGGCACCAGGGCCGAAATAACCTTCTTCTGCTAGCTGAAAAGCTAAAAGCAGAGGCTTGGATTTCGTTCGTTTGCTAAAAGCAAAATTGACCAACCAATTCAGCCAACCCATTATAACTACTGTCAACTAGATCCACATGGCGCGACAACCAACAAAAAAAACAGGTCCGAAAAAACAAAAACGCAACGTACCTAATGGCGTAGCCTTCATCCAGTCTACTTTTAACAACACGATTGTCACGATTTCTGACACGAATGGGGACGTCCTCTCCTGGGCTTCAGCTGGCTCAAGTGGCTTTAAAGGAGCAAAAAAAGGAACTCCTTTTGCAGCGCAAACCGCAGCTGAAAGCGCGGCTCGCCGGGCGACCGATCAGGGGATGCGTCAGATTGAAGTCATGGTTAGCGGTCCAGGAGCTGGTCGAGAAACCGCGATTCGAGCGCTGCAAGGGGCGGGGCTAGAAATTACCTTAATTCGAGATGTGACGCCAATCCCCCACAATGGCTGCCGTCCGCCCAAGCGACGTCGAGTCTAGAATTGCTTTGACAGCGATCGCTGTCAAAGCAATTCGTAATTAGCAGCAAGTGGCAAACAGCTAACTGCTAAATTGGCATTGAGACAGTAGGGGCAATGCTAGGGAAGAGCTTCTAGCGTTCTTTCCAGGGGTTTTATGAAGAAGGGAGGTCACTCCGTGGCGCAGTTTCAAATTGAGTGTGTAGAGTCCAAAACTGAGAATAATCGGAGCCAATATAGCAAATTTGTCCTGGAGCCTCTAGAACGGGGTCAAGGTACCACCGTCGGCAATGCACTGAGGCGGGTTCTACTGTCTAATTTAGAAGGGACAGCCGTGACAGCTGTTCGGATTGCTGGGGTTAATCATGAGTTTGCCACAGTTGAGGGAGTTCGGGAGGATGTCCTAGAAATTCTGCTGAACATGAAGGACATTGTACTCAAAAGTCACTCCTCCCATCCCCAAATTGCTCGATTAACTGTCACAGGCCCAGCAACGGTGACAGCCGGACGATTTGATTTACCCTCTGAAGTTGAGGTGGTCGATCCTAATCAATACGTTGCTACCCTAGCAGACGACGCTAGGTTGGAAATGGAATTCCGCATCGAACGAGGAAAGGGATATCGCGCCGTAGACCGGGGACGAGATGACACTGCTGCTTTAGACTTCCTCCAGATTGACGCTGTGTTTATGCCCGTGCATAAAGTTAACTACAGCATTGAAGATGCCCGGATTGACGGTTCTCTGGAAAGAGACCGACTAATCCTTGAAATCTGGACGAATGGCAGCCTCAGTCCCCAAGAGGCACTTTCTCAAGCGGCAAGTATTCTGGTGGATTTGTTCAATCCCCTGAAAGATATCACCCTCGATCCGATGACGGTAGACTATGCCGATGATGAAGATCCTACCAGCCAGATCCCAATCGAAGAATTGCAGCTTTCGGTGAGGGCATACAACTGTCTCAAGCGAGCGCAAATTAACTCTGTAGCTGACTTGCTGGATTACAGCCAAGAGGATCTACTAGAGATTAAAAACTTTGGTCAAAAGTCGGCAGAAGAAGTCATCGAAGCCTTACAGCGGCGACTAGGAATTACCCTGCCTCACGAAAAGGCTGCGAAAACAACTTGAAGTAAAGAGTAATGGTAATAGGTAGAATTAATTACCGATTACCCATTACTTCTTCACCGAGTACCCATTAGCAGTTACCAATTCCCAATTAGCAATTCAAAATCGTTATGCGTCACTGTCGTCGTATTCCAAAACTAGGTAAGCCTGCCGACCAGCGTCGAGCGCTGTTAAGGGCGCTGACAACCGAATTGATCCGTCAGGGCCGAATCACAACCACAAAGACGCGTGCTAAGGCGCTGCGCCCGGAAGTGGAAAAAATGATTACTCTGGCAAAGGACGGCTCTCTGGCAGCCCGCAGGCAAGCCATGGGCTACATTTATGACAAACAGTTGGTTCATGCCCTGTTTGAGCAAGCCGCTAGCCGTTACGGCGAACGCAACGGGGGATACACCCGTATCCTGCGAACTGTGCCACGTCGGGGTGATAATGCTGAAATGGCAATCATCGAGCTGGTTTAACGTGAGGACTGAGGACTGAGAGAATTCAAAACTCACTACTCACTACTCAAAGCTCATCATGTTACAAGCCATGCCATTATCAACCCAGCGAGTTGCCCTGGTAATCCAATACCTGGGCACTCATTTTCATGGCTGGCAGCGACAACCTAATGGGCGCACCGTGCAGGAAGAGATTGAAACAGTTCTGTCTAAGGTGCAGGAACGACCTGTTACTCTACACGGTGCGGGGCGCACTGATAGCGGTGTGCATGCAGCAGCACAAGTGGCACACTTTGAGGCTACGGGTCCCATTCCGGCTGAGAAATGGGCTGCGATTCTTAATTCTCATCTGCCCGATGATATTCTGATTCGAGCCTCAGCGGCTGTAGGTTCAAATTGGCACGCTCGGTTTTCTGCGAGCTGGCGTCGGTATCGATACACGCTCTATACAGATCCCAAGCCAAACTTGTTTGTGCAGCCCTTCAGTTGGCATTATTATTATGCACCGCTAGATGAATCTCTCATCCAGGCAGCTTTAACCCCTTTGATAGGTAGCCATCATTTGGCTGCTTTTCACAGGGCAAATTCGGCGCGATCGCATTCCTGGGTGGATGTGCAGGCGGCAGAGTGCTACCGAGACGGCTCATTTATTCATATTGAGATTCAAGCCAACGGATTTTTGTATGGCATGGTGCGGCTGCTGGTGGGATTACTGGTGCAGGTAGGAAAGGGAGAGCGATCGCCAGAAAGCTTCACCGAGTTGTGGGTAAACCAGCGTCGTCACGAAGTAAAGTACTCTGCGCCCGCTAAAGGCTTGTGCCTGTTGCGAGTTGGCTACCCAGAGTTTCCCTTTCCCCCGGAAGTCTGGTTTGACACCCAGCCTAAGTTGGTCTTGCCGACTGTCACCGCCGAATATTGCCTAAGTTGAAAGCTTGAAGATGAGAAGGTTGAAGGTTACAAGGTTCTTCAACATTCAAAGCTCCAACTTACCAACTTTTGACTCACCCCTTGAAGCGTATAAAAAGAACCATGAACAAAACCCCCATCCCATCTCAAGATTCCATCGAACGCAATTGGTACGTCGTTGATGCCGCAGAGCAGCGGCTGGGTCGTCTGGCGAGTGAAATTGCCATGATTCTCAGAGGCAAAAACAAGCCTACCTTTACTCCCCATCTGGATACCGGCGATTTCGTGATCGTCGTCAATGCCGAAAAAGTGGTAGTCACCGGAAAAAAACGCACTCAAAAGCTCTACCGGAAACATTCTGGACGTCCGGGCGGAATGAAGACGGAAACCTTTGCTAAGCTACAGGGCCGTATCCCAGAGCGGATTATCGAACACGCCGTGCGCGGGATGTTGCCCAAGAGTTCTCTAGGGAAACAACTGTTCACCAAGCTGAAAGTTTATCCGGGACCATCCCATCCCCATGAATCTCAACAGCCCCAGGAACTCAAAATTCAAACAATTCCAGGAGGAGAAAATTAATGCAAGCAGTAGAACAAAGTGGTCGAGTCGTTTATTGGGGAACAGGTCGCCGGAAGTCGTCCGTAGCAAGAGTTCGCCTGGTTCCCGGAAGCGGTCAAATGATTGTCAATGACCGACCGGGCGACAATTATTTCAATTACCAACCGGCTTATATGTCAGCGGCAAAAGCCCCCCTGGAAACTCTGGGTCTGGAAAATGAGTATGACATTCTGGTGAAAGCCCACGGTGGTGGATTAACGGGGCAAGCTGATTCGATTCGTTTGGGAGTAGCGAGAGCCTTGTGCCAACTCGACCCGGACAATCGCCAACCGCTGAAAAGCGAAGGCTACTTAACCCGCGATCCCAGAGCGAAAGAGCGGAAGAAATACGGCTTGCACAAAGCCCGGAAGGCTCCGCAGTACTCGAAGCGATAAAAAAGCGATCGCATTTGAGTTGGTTATCGATGGTAGGTGCGAGGTCTGCCTCGCACTCGCTGATGCTGGAAAGCTAGAATTATATAGGGACATTACCCAGTCGAGGAGTAATCATGGCAAGACAAGGAATTCATCCAGAGTGGTATCCAGAAGCAAAAGTTTACTGCAACGGAGAAGTGGTAATGACCGTTGGCTCAACACAGCCAGAACTTCACGTTGATGTTTGGTCGGGGAACCACCCCTTTTACACTGGAACCCAGAAAATTATTGACACCGAAGGTCGGGTAGAGCGCTTCATGCGGAAATATGGAATGTTGGAAACTACCCAACCCCAAGGTGATGATTCGGGTTCCCAAGGCAAAAAGTAGCGGGTCGGCTTGCTCGTAGCGAGACCCGCCTGTTGGGTCGAAGTTATTGATGATAAGCTTTCCTGCTGTTTTTGTGGAGCGATCGCATTTCCTATGGCTGAAACATACCTGCTGGAAAAATTAAATTCCGTTGAGCAAACCTTTAATGAGTTAACTC
Protein-coding sequences here:
- the rpsM gene encoding 30S ribosomal protein S13 encodes the protein MARIAGVDLPRDKRVEIGLTYIYGIGLSRSKEILAASKVNPDTRVKDLSDSDVAALREAVESNYQIEGDLRRWEAMNIKRLIDIGTYRGRRHRMGLPVRGQRTRTNARTRRGRRLTVAGKRKAPGPK
- the rpsK gene encoding 30S ribosomal protein S11 encodes the protein MARQPTKKTGPKKQKRNVPNGVAFIQSTFNNTIVTISDTNGDVLSWASAGSSGFKGAKKGTPFAAQTAAESAARRATDQGMRQIEVMVSGPGAGRETAIRALQGAGLEITLIRDVTPIPHNGCRPPKRRRV
- a CDS encoding DNA-directed RNA polymerase subunit alpha yields the protein MKKGGHSVAQFQIECVESKTENNRSQYSKFVLEPLERGQGTTVGNALRRVLLSNLEGTAVTAVRIAGVNHEFATVEGVREDVLEILLNMKDIVLKSHSSHPQIARLTVTGPATVTAGRFDLPSEVEVVDPNQYVATLADDARLEMEFRIERGKGYRAVDRGRDDTAALDFLQIDAVFMPVHKVNYSIEDARIDGSLERDRLILEIWTNGSLSPQEALSQAASILVDLFNPLKDITLDPMTVDYADDEDPTSQIPIEELQLSVRAYNCLKRAQINSVADLLDYSQEDLLEIKNFGQKSAEEVIEALQRRLGITLPHEKAAKTT
- the rplQ gene encoding 50S ribosomal protein L17 translates to MRHCRRIPKLGKPADQRRALLRALTTELIRQGRITTTKTRAKALRPEVEKMITLAKDGSLAARRQAMGYIYDKQLVHALFEQAASRYGERNGGYTRILRTVPRRGDNAEMAIIELV
- the truA gene encoding tRNA pseudouridine(38-40) synthase TruA encodes the protein MLQAMPLSTQRVALVIQYLGTHFHGWQRQPNGRTVQEEIETVLSKVQERPVTLHGAGRTDSGVHAAAQVAHFEATGPIPAEKWAAILNSHLPDDILIRASAAVGSNWHARFSASWRRYRYTLYTDPKPNLFVQPFSWHYYYAPLDESLIQAALTPLIGSHHLAAFHRANSARSHSWVDVQAAECYRDGSFIHIEIQANGFLYGMVRLLVGLLVQVGKGERSPESFTELWVNQRRHEVKYSAPAKGLCLLRVGYPEFPFPPEVWFDTQPKLVLPTVTAEYCLS
- the rplM gene encoding 50S ribosomal protein L13, giving the protein MNKTPIPSQDSIERNWYVVDAAEQRLGRLASEIAMILRGKNKPTFTPHLDTGDFVIVVNAEKVVVTGKKRTQKLYRKHSGRPGGMKTETFAKLQGRIPERIIEHAVRGMLPKSSLGKQLFTKLKVYPGPSHPHESQQPQELKIQTIPGGEN
- the rpsI gene encoding 30S ribosomal protein S9 yields the protein MQAVEQSGRVVYWGTGRRKSSVARVRLVPGSGQMIVNDRPGDNYFNYQPAYMSAAKAPLETLGLENEYDILVKAHGGGLTGQADSIRLGVARALCQLDPDNRQPLKSEGYLTRDPRAKERKKYGLHKARKAPQYSKR
- the rpmE gene encoding 50S ribosomal protein L31, translated to MARQGIHPEWYPEAKVYCNGEVVMTVGSTQPELHVDVWSGNHPFYTGTQKIIDTEGRVERFMRKYGMLETTQPQGDDSGSQGKK